A region of Arabidopsis thaliana chromosome 5, partial sequence DNA encodes the following proteins:
- the NAC096 gene encoding NAC domain containing protein 96 (NAC domain containing protein 96 (NAC096); FUNCTIONS IN: sequence-specific DNA binding transcription factor activity; INVOLVED IN: multicellular organismal development, regulation of transcription; LOCATED IN: cellular_component unknown; EXPRESSED IN: 9 plant structures; EXPRESSED DURING: 6 growth stages; CONTAINS InterPro DOMAIN/s: No apical meristem (NAM) protein (InterPro:IPR003441); BEST Arabidopsis thaliana protein match is: NAC domain containing protein 71 (TAIR:AT4G17980.1); Has 1807 Blast hits to 1807 proteins in 277 species: Archae - 0; Bacteria - 0; Metazoa - 736; Fungi - 347; Plants - 385; Viruses - 0; Other Eukaryotes - 339 (source: NCBI BLink).) — protein MGSSCLPPGFRFHPTDEELIEYYLKRKVEGLEIELEVIPVIDLYSFDPWELPDKSFLPNRDMEWYFFCSRDKKYPNGFRTNRGTKAGYWKATGKDRKITSRSSSIIGYRKTLVFYKGRAPLGDRSNWIMHEYRLCDDDTSQGSQNLKGAFVLCRVAMKNEIKTNTKIRKIPSEQTIGSGESSGLSSRVTSPSRDETMPFHSFANPVSTETDSSNIWISPEFILDSSKDYPQIQDVASQCFQQDFDFPIIGNQNMEFPASTSLDQNMDEFMQNGYWTNYGYDQTGLFGYSDFS, from the exons ATGGGAAGTTCATGTTTACCTCCAGGGTTCCGGTTTCATCCTACGGATGAAGAACTCATCGAATATtacttgaaaagaaaagtcGAAGGTCTCGAGATTGAGCTTGAAGTCATTCCCGTCATCGATCTTTATAGTTTCGATCCTTGGGAGTTACCAG ACAAGTCGTTTCTCCCAAACCGGGACATGGAATGGTACTTCTTCTGCTCAAGGGACAAAAAATATCCTAATGGTTTTCGTACAAATCGAGGAACAAAGGCTGGTTATTGGAAAGCAACCGGAAAAGATCGAAAAATTACTTCTCGTTCATCTTCTATAATTGGTTATAGAAAAACTCTAGTTTTCTACAAAGGCCGTGCCCCGTTAGGCGATAGAAGCAATTGGATCATGCATGAATATCGACTATGCGATGATGATACATCACAAGgatcacaaaatttaaag GGAGCTTTTGTGTTATGTCGTGTTGCTATGAAGAATGAGATCAAAACTAATACGAAAATCCGAAAAATTCCAAGCGAGCAAACAATCGGATCAGGAGAAAGCTCGGGTTTATCAAGCCGAGTAACGTCTCCTAGTCGCGATGAAACAATGCCGTTTCACTCATTTGCCAATCCTGTATCTACTGAAACTGATTCTTCCAACATTTGGATTTCACCTGAATTCATCCTCGATTCTTCAAAG gACTATCCTCAAATCCAAGATGTCGCATCTCAGTGCTTCCAACAAGACTTTGATTTTCCGATCATCGGTAACCAAAACATGGAGTTTCCAGCGAGTACAAGCTTAGATCAGAACATGGATGAGTTTATGCAAAACGGTTATTGGACAAATTATGGATACGATCAAACCGGTTTATTCGGTTACTCAGATTTCTCCTAG
- the NAC096 gene encoding NAC domain containing protein 96, with amino-acid sequence MGSSCLPPGFRFHPTDEELIEYYLKRKVEGLEIELEVIPVIDLYSFDPWELPDKSFLPNRDMEWYFFCSRDKKYPNGFRTNRGTKAGYWKATGKDRKITSRSSSIIGYRKTLVFYKGRAPLGDRSNWIMHEYRLCDDDTSQGSQNLKNEIKTNTKIRKIPSEQTIGSGESSGLSSRVTSPSRDETMPFHSFANPVSTETDSSNIWISPEFILDSSKDYPQIQDVASQCFQQDFDFPIIGNQNMEFPASTSLDQNMDEFMQNGYWTNYGYDQTGLFGYSDFS; translated from the exons ATGGGAAGTTCATGTTTACCTCCAGGGTTCCGGTTTCATCCTACGGATGAAGAACTCATCGAATATtacttgaaaagaaaagtcGAAGGTCTCGAGATTGAGCTTGAAGTCATTCCCGTCATCGATCTTTATAGTTTCGATCCTTGGGAGTTACCAG ACAAGTCGTTTCTCCCAAACCGGGACATGGAATGGTACTTCTTCTGCTCAAGGGACAAAAAATATCCTAATGGTTTTCGTACAAATCGAGGAACAAAGGCTGGTTATTGGAAAGCAACCGGAAAAGATCGAAAAATTACTTCTCGTTCATCTTCTATAATTGGTTATAGAAAAACTCTAGTTTTCTACAAAGGCCGTGCCCCGTTAGGCGATAGAAGCAATTGGATCATGCATGAATATCGACTATGCGATGATGATACATCACAAGgatcacaaaatttaaag AATGAGATCAAAACTAATACGAAAATCCGAAAAATTCCAAGCGAGCAAACAATCGGATCAGGAGAAAGCTCGGGTTTATCAAGCCGAGTAACGTCTCCTAGTCGCGATGAAACAATGCCGTTTCACTCATTTGCCAATCCTGTATCTACTGAAACTGATTCTTCCAACATTTGGATTTCACCTGAATTCATCCTCGATTCTTCAAAG gACTATCCTCAAATCCAAGATGTCGCATCTCAGTGCTTCCAACAAGACTTTGATTTTCCGATCATCGGTAACCAAAACATGGAGTTTCCAGCGAGTACAAGCTTAGATCAGAACATGGATGAGTTTATGCAAAACGGTTATTGGACAAATTATGGATACGATCAAACCGGTTTATTCGGTTACTCAGATTTCTCCTAG